A stretch of Gigantopelta aegis isolate Gae_Host unplaced genomic scaffold, Gae_host_genome ctg3516_pilon_pilon, whole genome shotgun sequence DNA encodes these proteins:
- the LOC121392200 gene encoding histone H1-like, with the protein MVTVVGESITKAYNVPESEEDDSGNDSNEEIDREIRGLNDQNEASPKPGSKKKTSGPKKKPGPQEKTPGPKKKPSPKKKVPKAMKAPKETHRAKKMRVLMKRDKDSKASEASKASKLPKLPSFRSFQNFQHFQHYTKKPGPKPGSKKKTPSTKKKPVPQKKTPSPKKKPAPKKKSAQKQ; encoded by the exons ATGGTAACAGTAGTGGGTGAGTCCATCACAAAAGCATACAATGTTCCAGAGAGTGAGGAAGATGACAGTGGAAATGACAGCAATGAAGAAATTGACAGAGAAATTAGAGGATTAAATGATCaaaatg AAGCCAGTCCCAAACCAGGCTCCAAGAAGAAGACATCAGGTCCTAAGAAGAAGCCAGGACCCCAAGAGAAGACACCAGGTCCTAAGAAGAAGCCAAGCCCCAAGAAAAAAGTGCCCAAAGCAATGAAGGCCCCAAAAGAAACTCATCGTGCTAAAAAGATGAGAGTCTTGATGAAGCGTGATAAAGATTCCAAAGCTTCCGAAGCTTCCAAAGCTTCCAAGCTTCCGAAGCTTCCAAGCTTCCGAAGCTTCCAAAACTTCCAGCATT TTCAACATTACACTAAGAAGCCAGGTCCAAAGCCAGGTTCCAAGAAGAAGACACCAAGTACTAAGAAGAAGCCAGTCCCCCAGAAAAAGACACCAAGTCCTAAGAAGAAGCCAGCCCCCAAGAAAAAAAGTGCCCAAAAGCAATGA